One Calliopsis andreniformis isolate RMS-2024a chromosome 9, iyCalAndr_principal, whole genome shotgun sequence genomic window carries:
- the LOC143182830 gene encoding uncharacterized protein LOC143182830 isoform X3, whose translation MSAGTQGEIRVGPSHQELVSCQARLPEYRPGIPPGELLPDPEFSKEREELRWIPAMALDGDLLMYLRAARSMAAFAGMCDGGSPDDGCVAASRDDTTINALDILHDSGYDPGRALQALVKCPVPKGIDKKWSEEETKRFVKGLRQFGKNFSRIRKDLLPHKDTPELVEFYYLWKKTPGANNNRPHRRRRQGSLRRIRNTRNSRAGTPKEEVPTPPKDIPPASVSQKEPISEPETVPVGTPASNNPGGEISSVTEDDNSEEDSDSRDTNTNGATHSCQHCFSTNSKDYQIAGKDRLLLCTECRIHLKKTGELPPAPPYLFRPVPAESPDSPGRMRTRNKAKETPRPARPRRTGGTDTPDQEKQQQQQQTPDKSKKKSSSKPETPKKGQKRPQTDDVDEDKESQKRKRGERPESPSESLTTDSNSLMDEPEREGEGDTNENQPTPVTVPTEEPVSPAVTTPEEPSEPTPVSTPVPAPIQTLPISVPVIHTLEKKPLLEEPVETKDQIEDVPIAMNQPLKLEPMPIEPAMSPSNEDMKEPEQQLNLTTSQPLNMNDMTQNMPRNLSQTIQNSGICASTGSQNMQNSQIMSPTQQGLPLNMQYTPNVPPVQNVPQNLSQSMQMPPNMPQNMSNAQNMGPTQNLRNHGDNMSNAQSMPGPPLNLNISQSVPTNMTQMPQMPSSPQPLGLTVMSSESRMSERISDDRLPSERMRDNRIPDRIPERIPERSDNNEPERNEPSNLFQPIQPSGMLSMEKPSSMYNLAGTPPMEPQNLKIKQEIIPPEPDPLQSLKEVKVPGFQSGFPGPSLENIKKDPDSSSKPPTPSKHSMSSNQPVPQIQSAVAASPTPTLPPPPTSIPQPVMHPAQQPSPHMAHPFHPHHPLMHHSLFTAMHSYHPHAYPGYAPVGGYPSFPPYPYGPVPHAIPPPSPQRSQESTTMMTAHHSSTSSSVTTREEGENLIATHHHSSSMHQATALHHDKLLTISSHSSHSQSSSHSSHNTQRKPSLVSATCLTSSSSAHHHHRPPQPQPPVAPEPKIEPDLIEQEQEEPPSPRGPSPEPRIEDSECHRSQSAIFLRHWNRGENNSCTRTDLMFKPVPDSKLARKREERSRKQAEREREERDRAAAQQARKMTTPEKQPEACKPPSRGPLEPVVSPYDRYAARPGSYADTPALRQLSEYARPHAAFSPARHPAPPDPMLHYMYSPAARERLELEHLEREKREREIRELRERELNDRLKEELLKGTPRPMPAPVDPHWLEIHRRYAAAAGLAPGPSGPPQALHQFGLYGAPPGPSQLERERLERLGIPTAAGGGPAGAGAGHPVAPHHHGQLDERLALAADPMVRLQMAGISPEYHAHTHAHTHAHTHLHLHPGQQQAQQQAQQQQEAAAAAAGFPLPAAAGANYPRPGLMPRDPALALHPAELLGRPYADMAAAHHEQLQRHLMMERDRFPPHASLVAHHEEYLRQQRERELKVRALEEAARGSRP comes from the exons ATGTCTGCCGGCACCCAGGGCGAGATTCGGGTTGGCCCTTCGCACCAG GAATTGGTTTCTTGTCAGGCCCGTTTGCCTGAGTATCGGCCGGGTATACCTCCTGGAGAGCTGCTTCCTGATCCAGAGTTTTCTAAAGAACGAGAAGAGCTAAGATGGATTCCAGCTATGGCATTAGACGGGGATCTTCTGATGTACTTAAGGGCAGCACGATCTATGGCTGCGTTCGCTGGCATGTGTGATGGAGGATCCCCAGACGACGGTTGTGTGGCTGCTTCTCGTGACGATACCACTATTAATGCTCTGGATATCTTGCACGACTCTGGCTATGATCCAGGAAGAGCGTTGCAAGCTCTGGTTAAATGTCCCGTACCTAAAGGCATTGATAAAAAATGGTCAGAGGAGGAAACT AAACGGTTTGTCAAAGGACTTCGACAATTTGGAAAGAATTTCTCAAGGATCAGAAAGGATCTCTTACCTCACAAAGATACG CCAGAATTGGTCGAGTTTTATTATCTGTGGAAGAAAACACCAGGCGCAAATAACAATCGACCACATCGAAGACGGCGACAGGGTTCACTCAGAAGGATTCGTAACACACGTAACTCAAGAGCTGGTACTCCCAAAGAGGAAGTTCCTACTCCGCCCAAAGATATTCCACCGGCTAGTGTCAGCCAAAAGGAGCCCATTTCAGAACCTGAAACCGTACCGGTTGGAACACCAGCTAGCAATAATCCTGGCGGAGAAATTAGTTCAGTGACAGAAGACGACAATTCGGAGGAAGACAGCGATTCCAGAGACACGAATACAAACGGAGCAACGCATTCGTGTCAACACTGTTTCTCAACTAATTCGAAGGATTATCAGATAGCGGGAAAGGACAGGTTATTGCTTTGTACGGAATGCAGAATTCATTTGAAAAAAACTGGAGAATTACCACCTGCACCTCCATATTTGTTCCGCCCTGTGCCTGCGGAATCACCAGATAGCCCAGGTAGAATGCGTACAAGAAATAAGGCCAAGGAGACGCCTAGACCTGCTAGACCTCGACGTACAGGTGGAACGGATACTCCTGATCAAGaaaagcagcaacagcagcaacaaacTCCGGACAAAAGTAAGAAGAAGTCCTCTAGTAAGCCAGAAACGCCGAAGAAAGGTCAGAAACGACCTCAAACGGATGACGTGGATGAAGACAAGGAGTCTCAGAAACGGAAACGCGGTGAACGTCCTGAGAGTCCTTCAGAGTCTCTTACAACTGATAGTAATTCTCTCATGGATGAACCTGAAAGGGAAGGAGAAGGTGATACAAATGAAAATCAACCCACTCCGGTTACAGTGCCAACCGAGGAACCTGTAAGTCCTGCTGTAACTACACCGGAAGAACCTTCTGAGCCAACGCCAGTGTCTACTCCCGTACCAGCCCCTATACAGACTTTACCAATATCTGTTCCTGTTATCCACACCTTAGAAAAGAAGCCATTGTTAGAAGAACCAGTGGAAACAAAGGATCAAATAGAAGATGTACCTATAGCTATGAATCAACCATTGAAATTAGAACCTATGCCAATAGAACCAGCCATGTCTCCGTCTAATGAAGATATGAAGGAGCCTGAACAACAGTTGAATTTGACCACGTCACAACCGTTGAACATGAATGATATGACTCAAAATATGCCACGAAATTTGTCACAAACAATTCAGAACAGTGGTATTTGCGCATCGACTGGATCACAGAATATGCAGAATTCGCAGATTATGTCTCCAACACAACAAGGACTGCCGCTCAATATGCAATACACACCCAACGTTCCTCCTGTTCAAAATGTTCCACAAAACTTATCACAGAGCATGCAAATGCCACCAAATATGCCTCAGAATATGTCGAACGCGCAAAACATGGGACCAACACAAAATCTTCGAAATCACGGTGATAATATGTCAAATGCGCAAAGTATGCCGGGACCACCGTTAAACCTCAATATCTCACAAAGTGTACCAACAAATATGACACAAATGCCTCAGATGCCAAGCTCACCTCAACCACTTGGTCTAACTGTTATGTCTTCTGAAAGTAGAATGTCGGAACGGATTTCAGACGATAGACTTCCTTCAGAACGAATGCGAGATAACAGGATACCTGATAGAATACCTGAAAGAATTCCAGAACGGTCAGACAACAACGAACCAGAAAGAAACGAACCGAGTAATTTATTCCAGCCAATTCAACCAAGTGGAATGCTATCTATGGAAAAGCCATCTTCCATGTATAATTTGGCTGGCACCCCGCCAATGGAacctcaaaatttgaaaatcaaaCAGGAAATCATTCCTCCTGAACCCGATCCACTTCAAAGTTTAAAGGAGGTCAAAGTACCCGGTTTCCAGTCTGGATTTCCTGGCCCGAGTttggaaaatattaaaaaagatcCAGATAGTTCTAGCAAACCACCTACACCGAGCAAACACTCCATGTCTAGTAATCAACCTGTCCCTCAAATACAATCTGCTGTCGCAGCATCTCCGACACCGACTCTTCCTCCACCACCCACGTCTATTCCACAACCTGTGATGCATCCAGCCCAACAACCAAGTCCACATATGGCTCATCCATTCCATCCGCATCACCCTTTGATGCATCATTCGTTATTTACTGCCATGCATTCGTATCATCCTCACGCTTATCCAGGGTATGCACCAGTCGGAGGATATCCCTCATTCCCACCTTATCCTTACGGCCCTGTACCTCACGCTATTCCTCCGCCATCTCCTCAAAGGAGTCAAGAGAGTACAACTATGATGACTGCTCATCATTCAAGCACTAGTTCCAGTGTGACAACCAGAGAGGAAGGCGAGAATCTTATAGCTACGCACCATCATTCTTCTAGTATGCATCAAGCCACAGCATTACACCACGATAAACTGCTGACTATCTCTTCTCATAGTTCCCATAGTCAGTCTTCATCGCATAGTTCGCACAACACTCAGCGCAAGCCGTCATTAGTATCCGCGACGTGTCTAACGTCTAGTAGTTCTGCACATCATCATCATAGACCGCCACAACCTCAGCCACCggtcgctccagaaccgaagATAGAACCGGATCTTATAGAGCAGGAACAAGAGGAACCGCCAAGCCCTCGAGGTCCTTCGCCAGAACCGCGAATCGAGGACTCAGAATGTCACAGATCACAGTCGGCTATTTTCTTACGGCACTGGAATCGCGGTGAGAATAATTCTTGTACCAGAACAGATTTAATGTTCAAGCCAGTCCCAGATTCAAAATTGGCTAGAAAACGAGAAGAAAGATCGCGGAAGCAggcagaaagagaaagagaagagCGTGACAGAGCAGCAGCCCAGCAGGCTAGAAAAATGACAACTCCGGAAAAGCAACCGGAAGCTTGTAAACCCCCTAGCAGAGGGCCTCTTGAACCTGTTGTTTCACCATATGATAGATATGCTGCGAGGCCTGGTTCATACGCTGATACTCCTGCTTTGAGACAATTATCAGAATATGCCAGACCACACGCTGCATTTTCACCTGCTAGGCatcctgcaccaccagatcctatGTTACATTACATGTATAGTCCTGCAGCAAGAGAACGCTTGGAATTGGAGCATTTAGAACGTGAGAAAAGAGAACGGGAAATAAGAGAACTACGGGAAAGAGAATTAAACGATCGATTGAAAGAAGAGCTTCTGAAAGGAACACCAAGACCAATGCCAGCACCGGTAGATCCGCACTGGCTAGAGATACATCGTCGTTACGCCGCAGCAGCAGGATTAGCACCTGGACCTTCAGGACCTCCTCAAGCTTTGCATCAGTTTGGCTTGTATGGTGCCCCCCCTGGACCGAGTCAGTTGGAAAGAGAACGTTTAGAAAGATTAG GGATACCGACTGCAGCCGGCGGGGGGCCAGCGGGTGCAGGGGCTGGCCATCCCGTGGCGCCTCATCACCATGGCCAGCTGGACGAGCGACTGGCTCTAGCTGCTGACCCGATGGTCCGGTTGCAGATGGCTGGTATATCGCCCGAGTATCATGCTCACACTCACGCGCATACGCATGCGCATACGCACTTGCACTTACATCCGGGACAGCAGCAGGCCCAGCAACAGGCTCAGCAACAGCAAGAAGCGGCTGCGGCTGCAGCTGGATTCCCCCTGCCTG CGGCAGCAGGTGCGAATTACCCTCGACCAGGTTTAATGCCACGCGATCCAGCACTGGCTCTTCATCCTGCTGAACTTCTTGGCAGACCGTACGCGGATATGGCAGCAGCGCATCATGAGCAATTACAACGTCATCTGATGATGGAACGTGACCGATTTCCGCCGCACGCATCGCTCGTCGCTCATCATGAGGAGTATCTAAG ACAACAGCGCGAGCGTGAGCTTAAAGTTCGCGCACTGGAAGAAGCTGCACGTGGATCACGCCCTTAA
- the LOC143182830 gene encoding uncharacterized protein LOC143182830 isoform X1: MSAGTQGEIRVGPSHQELVSCQARLPEYRPGIPPGELLPDPEFSKEREELRWIPAMALDGDLLMYLRAARSMAAFAGMCDGGSPDDGCVAASRDDTTINALDILHDSGYDPGRALQALVKCPVPKGIDKKWSEEETKRFVKGLRQFGKNFSRIRKDLLPHKDTPELVEFYYLWKKTPGANNNRPHRRRRQGSLRRIRNTRNSRAGTPKEEVPTPPKDIPPASVSQKEPISEPETVPVGTPASNNPGGEISSVTEDDNSEEDSDSRDTNTNGATHSCQHCFSTNSKDYQIAGKDRLLLCTECRIHLKKTGELPPAPPYLFRPVPAESPDSPGRMRTRNKAKETPRPARPRRTGGTDTPDQEKQQQQQQTPDKSKKKSSSKPETPKKGQKRPQTDDVDEDKESQKRKRGERPESPSESLTTDSNSLMDEPEREGEGDTNENQPTPVTVPTEEPVSPAVTTPEEPSEPTPVSTPVPAPIQTLPISVPVIHTLEKKPLLEEPVETKDQIEDVPIAMNQPLKLEPMPIEPAMSPSNEDMKEPEQQLNLTTSQPLNMNDMTQNMPRNLSQTIQNSGICASTGSQNMQNSQIMSPTQQGLPLNMQYTPNVPPVQNVPQNLSQSMQMPPNMPQNMSNAQNMGPTQNLRNHGDNMSNAQSMPGPPLNLNISQSVPTNMTQMPQMPSSPQPLGLTVMSSESRMSERISDDRLPSERMRDNRIPDRIPERIPERSDNNEPERNEPSNLFQPIQPSGMLSMEKPSSMYNLAGTPPMEPQNLKIKQEIIPPEPDPLQSLKEVKVPGFQSGFPGPSLENIKKDPDSSSKPPTPSKHSMSSNQPVPQIQSAVAASPTPTLPPPPTSIPQPVMHPAQQPSPHMAHPFHPHHPLMHHSLFTAMHSYHPHAYPGYAPVGGYPSFPPYPYGPVPHAIPPPSPQRSQESTTMMTAHHSSTSSSVTTREEGENLIATHHHSSSMHQATALHHDKLLTISSHSSHSQSSSHSSHNTQRKPSLVSATCLTSSSSAHHHHRPPQPQPPVAPEPKIEPDLIEQEQEEPPSPRGPSPEPRIEDSECHRSQSAIFLRHWNRGENNSCTRTDLMFKPVPDSKLARKREERSRKQAEREREERDRAAAQQARKMTTPEKQPEACKPPSRGPLEPVVSPYDRYAARPGSYADTPALRQLSEYARPHAAFSPARHPAPPDPMLHYMYSPAARERLELEHLEREKREREIRELRERELNDRLKEELLKGTPRPMPAPVDPHWLEIHRRYAAAAGLAPGPSGPPQALHQFGLYGAPPGPSQLERERLERLGIPTAAGGGPAGAGAGHPVAPHHHGQLDERLALAADPMVRLQMAGISPEYHAHTHAHTHAHTHLHLHPGQQQAQQQAQQQQEAAAAAAGFPLPAAAGANYPRPGLMPRDPALALHPAELLGRPYADMAAAHHEQLQRHLMMERDRFPPHASLVAHHEEYLSGASCKCFVFVPDRMHVQFTCVCEGWGRGRG, from the exons ATGTCTGCCGGCACCCAGGGCGAGATTCGGGTTGGCCCTTCGCACCAG GAATTGGTTTCTTGTCAGGCCCGTTTGCCTGAGTATCGGCCGGGTATACCTCCTGGAGAGCTGCTTCCTGATCCAGAGTTTTCTAAAGAACGAGAAGAGCTAAGATGGATTCCAGCTATGGCATTAGACGGGGATCTTCTGATGTACTTAAGGGCAGCACGATCTATGGCTGCGTTCGCTGGCATGTGTGATGGAGGATCCCCAGACGACGGTTGTGTGGCTGCTTCTCGTGACGATACCACTATTAATGCTCTGGATATCTTGCACGACTCTGGCTATGATCCAGGAAGAGCGTTGCAAGCTCTGGTTAAATGTCCCGTACCTAAAGGCATTGATAAAAAATGGTCAGAGGAGGAAACT AAACGGTTTGTCAAAGGACTTCGACAATTTGGAAAGAATTTCTCAAGGATCAGAAAGGATCTCTTACCTCACAAAGATACG CCAGAATTGGTCGAGTTTTATTATCTGTGGAAGAAAACACCAGGCGCAAATAACAATCGACCACATCGAAGACGGCGACAGGGTTCACTCAGAAGGATTCGTAACACACGTAACTCAAGAGCTGGTACTCCCAAAGAGGAAGTTCCTACTCCGCCCAAAGATATTCCACCGGCTAGTGTCAGCCAAAAGGAGCCCATTTCAGAACCTGAAACCGTACCGGTTGGAACACCAGCTAGCAATAATCCTGGCGGAGAAATTAGTTCAGTGACAGAAGACGACAATTCGGAGGAAGACAGCGATTCCAGAGACACGAATACAAACGGAGCAACGCATTCGTGTCAACACTGTTTCTCAACTAATTCGAAGGATTATCAGATAGCGGGAAAGGACAGGTTATTGCTTTGTACGGAATGCAGAATTCATTTGAAAAAAACTGGAGAATTACCACCTGCACCTCCATATTTGTTCCGCCCTGTGCCTGCGGAATCACCAGATAGCCCAGGTAGAATGCGTACAAGAAATAAGGCCAAGGAGACGCCTAGACCTGCTAGACCTCGACGTACAGGTGGAACGGATACTCCTGATCAAGaaaagcagcaacagcagcaacaaacTCCGGACAAAAGTAAGAAGAAGTCCTCTAGTAAGCCAGAAACGCCGAAGAAAGGTCAGAAACGACCTCAAACGGATGACGTGGATGAAGACAAGGAGTCTCAGAAACGGAAACGCGGTGAACGTCCTGAGAGTCCTTCAGAGTCTCTTACAACTGATAGTAATTCTCTCATGGATGAACCTGAAAGGGAAGGAGAAGGTGATACAAATGAAAATCAACCCACTCCGGTTACAGTGCCAACCGAGGAACCTGTAAGTCCTGCTGTAACTACACCGGAAGAACCTTCTGAGCCAACGCCAGTGTCTACTCCCGTACCAGCCCCTATACAGACTTTACCAATATCTGTTCCTGTTATCCACACCTTAGAAAAGAAGCCATTGTTAGAAGAACCAGTGGAAACAAAGGATCAAATAGAAGATGTACCTATAGCTATGAATCAACCATTGAAATTAGAACCTATGCCAATAGAACCAGCCATGTCTCCGTCTAATGAAGATATGAAGGAGCCTGAACAACAGTTGAATTTGACCACGTCACAACCGTTGAACATGAATGATATGACTCAAAATATGCCACGAAATTTGTCACAAACAATTCAGAACAGTGGTATTTGCGCATCGACTGGATCACAGAATATGCAGAATTCGCAGATTATGTCTCCAACACAACAAGGACTGCCGCTCAATATGCAATACACACCCAACGTTCCTCCTGTTCAAAATGTTCCACAAAACTTATCACAGAGCATGCAAATGCCACCAAATATGCCTCAGAATATGTCGAACGCGCAAAACATGGGACCAACACAAAATCTTCGAAATCACGGTGATAATATGTCAAATGCGCAAAGTATGCCGGGACCACCGTTAAACCTCAATATCTCACAAAGTGTACCAACAAATATGACACAAATGCCTCAGATGCCAAGCTCACCTCAACCACTTGGTCTAACTGTTATGTCTTCTGAAAGTAGAATGTCGGAACGGATTTCAGACGATAGACTTCCTTCAGAACGAATGCGAGATAACAGGATACCTGATAGAATACCTGAAAGAATTCCAGAACGGTCAGACAACAACGAACCAGAAAGAAACGAACCGAGTAATTTATTCCAGCCAATTCAACCAAGTGGAATGCTATCTATGGAAAAGCCATCTTCCATGTATAATTTGGCTGGCACCCCGCCAATGGAacctcaaaatttgaaaatcaaaCAGGAAATCATTCCTCCTGAACCCGATCCACTTCAAAGTTTAAAGGAGGTCAAAGTACCCGGTTTCCAGTCTGGATTTCCTGGCCCGAGTttggaaaatattaaaaaagatcCAGATAGTTCTAGCAAACCACCTACACCGAGCAAACACTCCATGTCTAGTAATCAACCTGTCCCTCAAATACAATCTGCTGTCGCAGCATCTCCGACACCGACTCTTCCTCCACCACCCACGTCTATTCCACAACCTGTGATGCATCCAGCCCAACAACCAAGTCCACATATGGCTCATCCATTCCATCCGCATCACCCTTTGATGCATCATTCGTTATTTACTGCCATGCATTCGTATCATCCTCACGCTTATCCAGGGTATGCACCAGTCGGAGGATATCCCTCATTCCCACCTTATCCTTACGGCCCTGTACCTCACGCTATTCCTCCGCCATCTCCTCAAAGGAGTCAAGAGAGTACAACTATGATGACTGCTCATCATTCAAGCACTAGTTCCAGTGTGACAACCAGAGAGGAAGGCGAGAATCTTATAGCTACGCACCATCATTCTTCTAGTATGCATCAAGCCACAGCATTACACCACGATAAACTGCTGACTATCTCTTCTCATAGTTCCCATAGTCAGTCTTCATCGCATAGTTCGCACAACACTCAGCGCAAGCCGTCATTAGTATCCGCGACGTGTCTAACGTCTAGTAGTTCTGCACATCATCATCATAGACCGCCACAACCTCAGCCACCggtcgctccagaaccgaagATAGAACCGGATCTTATAGAGCAGGAACAAGAGGAACCGCCAAGCCCTCGAGGTCCTTCGCCAGAACCGCGAATCGAGGACTCAGAATGTCACAGATCACAGTCGGCTATTTTCTTACGGCACTGGAATCGCGGTGAGAATAATTCTTGTACCAGAACAGATTTAATGTTCAAGCCAGTCCCAGATTCAAAATTGGCTAGAAAACGAGAAGAAAGATCGCGGAAGCAggcagaaagagaaagagaagagCGTGACAGAGCAGCAGCCCAGCAGGCTAGAAAAATGACAACTCCGGAAAAGCAACCGGAAGCTTGTAAACCCCCTAGCAGAGGGCCTCTTGAACCTGTTGTTTCACCATATGATAGATATGCTGCGAGGCCTGGTTCATACGCTGATACTCCTGCTTTGAGACAATTATCAGAATATGCCAGACCACACGCTGCATTTTCACCTGCTAGGCatcctgcaccaccagatcctatGTTACATTACATGTATAGTCCTGCAGCAAGAGAACGCTTGGAATTGGAGCATTTAGAACGTGAGAAAAGAGAACGGGAAATAAGAGAACTACGGGAAAGAGAATTAAACGATCGATTGAAAGAAGAGCTTCTGAAAGGAACACCAAGACCAATGCCAGCACCGGTAGATCCGCACTGGCTAGAGATACATCGTCGTTACGCCGCAGCAGCAGGATTAGCACCTGGACCTTCAGGACCTCCTCAAGCTTTGCATCAGTTTGGCTTGTATGGTGCCCCCCCTGGACCGAGTCAGTTGGAAAGAGAACGTTTAGAAAGATTAG GGATACCGACTGCAGCCGGCGGGGGGCCAGCGGGTGCAGGGGCTGGCCATCCCGTGGCGCCTCATCACCATGGCCAGCTGGACGAGCGACTGGCTCTAGCTGCTGACCCGATGGTCCGGTTGCAGATGGCTGGTATATCGCCCGAGTATCATGCTCACACTCACGCGCATACGCATGCGCATACGCACTTGCACTTACATCCGGGACAGCAGCAGGCCCAGCAACAGGCTCAGCAACAGCAAGAAGCGGCTGCGGCTGCAGCTGGATTCCCCCTGCCTG CGGCAGCAGGTGCGAATTACCCTCGACCAGGTTTAATGCCACGCGATCCAGCACTGGCTCTTCATCCTGCTGAACTTCTTGGCAGACCGTACGCGGATATGGCAGCAGCGCATCATGAGCAATTACAACGTCATCTGATGATGGAACGTGACCGATTTCCGCCGCACGCATCGCTCGTCGCTCATCATGAGGAGTATCTAAG TGGAGCATCGTGCAAGTGCTTCGTGTTCGTTCCTGATCGGATGCACGTGCAGTTCACATGTGTATGCGAGGGCTGGGGAAGGGGGCGGGGTTAA